CATTGTGGCAATTTGCTCTCCTCTCGTTATATCTAATTTTTTAGGGCTATCCTTTGCCTTCGTTTGCTTCACTAACTTTTGCTCTCTCGGGATCCATACATCAATACCTATTTTTTCCAAATACTTTAACTTTTTTGTGTCTACCATTTTTCATTCATTCCATTCAATATCTATATTTTGGCACTTTTTTAGTTAAAAACCGCTGTCCAGGTTTACAGGTTCCTCGCATATAACTCCATTCTTCACAATAGCTACGATCAGGAAAAAGACATATCCCTACCTGGCCATTTTTATTATTGACTATTGTCAATTTACCACCGTGCTGCGCACAATAAACAGACGCTGGATTAGCAATGGCAAAAGCAGGACTAACTAATATCAAAAAAACTGGAACAAATAACCATTTCATGATAAACCCTTTCCTTTGTCTAAAAGCATAAGATAGAATTTTAGCAGAAATAAAAGTTAAAATCTGATGAAAAACCATGAGTATCATGAGTAAAATTTGCCAATATGCAAAGATACTCACAGCAATAGGATTTTCGGCAAGGCGCCGCGAAAATGAAGCAACCGGAGTGTATATATGATACATGAGGATTGCGAATTGAGCGGCAACACCGCCGAAAATTCTAGTGCGAAGAGTATGGAACAACTTATCATAAGGCCTTTGCGCCTAGCCGAATATAACAGTGTAAGCCAAGCTATGCGCTTATTTACTGATACTAGGTCCACTGAAACAGCGGATGAAATTTGGCTGATTGAACATAAGCCCGTCTATACGCTAGGACAAGCCGCAAAACTGGAACACGTCCTCAACCCTGGCGCTATTCCTATTGAAAAAACGGACAGGGGTGGCCAAGTAACCTATCACGGTCCAGGCCAGCTGGTTGTCTACCCACTACTTAATCTCCGACGTTTAAACCTAAATGTACGGGCACTTGTTACATTACTCGAAGAAACGATTATAGAATTCCTTGCAGGCTACGCTATTCATGCACAAGCAAGAAAAAATGCCCCAGGTGTTTATGTTAATGGTGCTAAAATAGCCTCTATTGGCCTGCGTATTCGCCGTGGCTTTTGCTACCATGGCATCGCCTTTAACATCGCAATGGACTTAAAACCATTTTTAGGAATAAATCCTTGTGGATTTAGCCAATTAGCTGTCACACAGCTTTCAGATTTAGGTGGGCCGAGCAACCTAGGAATGGTCGCGGATCTTTTTAGCCAGCAGCTAAAAGCTAAGCTGATTTTACAGAGAAAAAAAGCAGATTTTCCAATCGAAAACAGCACAAGCACTTACTAAAATTAATCGCTATTCCCGAATACATTGATTAACGATCGGCTTATACTCTCAATATATATAAGCTAATTATTAAGCATCGTGCACTTATGCTAGAATCACCCTTTTATTATACAACTTAATAAATATGGAAACCCTAGATCCACGTCAAAAACAACGCGGCGCTGCAAAAATGGCGCGGATTCCAATTAAAATTGCCCCATCAGAACCCTTACGCAAACCAGATTGGATACGCATTAAATTAGCCACCACACCTGCTGTCGATCAACTTAAAAGCATGTTACGAGAAAATCGACTTTACACCGTGTGTGAGGAAGCTTCTTGCCCTAATCTAAGTGAATGTTTCAGTCATGGCACAGCAACCTTCATGATTATGGGTGATAAGTGCACCCGACGATGCACATTTTGTGATGTGGGGCATGGGCGACCAGATCCCCTGGATCCACATGAACCAGAAAATTTAGCTAAAACAGTCAAACAAATGGGGTTACGTTATGTTGTCATCACCTCTGTGGACAGGGACGATTTACGCGATGGTGGAGCCAGCCACTTTACTGCCTGTCTACAAGCGCTACGTCATGCCTGCCCATCTCTGACTATAGAGGTGTTGGTACCAGACTTTAGAGGACGTATGGAGGTCGCTTTAGACGCCATTGCGCCAGCACTTCCCGATGTATTCAACCATAACATTGAAACTATCCCTCGCTTATATAAACAAGCACGTCCTGGCTCGGACTATGCTTGGTCATTAACTTTATTACAGGAATTTAAAAAACGCTTTCCAGGCATACCCACTAAATCGGGACTCATGCTAGGGTTGGGAGAAACGCTTGAAGAAGTTCAAGAGGTCATGGCGGATTTACGTAAACATGACGTTGATATGATTACTTTAGGCCAATACCTTGCCCCTAGTCGGCACCACTTTCCCGTAGCACGTTACGTTACGCCACAAGAGTTCAAGGCCCTCGGCGAGTTAGCAAAAGAAATGGGCTTTACACGCGTGGCAAGTGGGCCTTTGGTGCGATCCTCCTATCACGCCGATAAACAAGCGGCTGGAGAGAATGTAGCCTAATGACACTTCTAGAGAACATCAGACCTTTTTTTGACTGGTTACAACTTCATCCGATTTTAGCGGGTGTTATTACTTATTTTATTACACTTTTTGAATGTCTGATGTTTCTAGGTCTTTTAATCCCTGGAACCGTCTTTATGACCGCCATTGGTACTTTAATTGGTATTGGTGTTTTACCGTTTACAAGTATCACTTTGTGGGCCATTGCAGGCGCTATTACTGGTGATGTAATAAGCTTCTGGGTAGGACGTCATTATCATGAACATACTGCCACATTCTGGCTATTTCGACGTTACCCAAAACTTCTACAAAAAGGCGAAGCTTTCTTCGATAGACATGGCGGGAAAAGCATTTTTGTTGGACGCTTTATAGGCCCTATTCGTGCTGTTCTACCCTTTATTGCGGGAATGGTCCACATGACGTACCGCCAATTCCTCACGGCTGATATTATTTCAGCAATTGCCTGGGCACCCGTCTATATGCTGCCTGGCATATTGCTAGGGCAAGCATCGCAACAATTACCGCCCGAGGTGGCCACTAAACTCATCTTATTTGTCGTTTTACTGTTGTTATTTTTCTGGCTATTATATTCTTTTATTAAATCCTCTTATGCCTGGTTTAGTCGTTTATTAGATAAACAATTAGCCCATTTGTGGCATTTCACGCGCCACCACCCCCGGCTTAGTTCGCTCGCTTCATTCTTAATGGATCCACGAACACCACAAGCACATACACAATTAACGCTTGCTTTGACTTGCCTTTTCTCTTTAGTCGGCTTTCTATTATTGGCCTTTAGTGTTGCTCATCATGGCATAGCAACTTACTTTAATGAGCCCATTTACTATTTCATGCATAGCCTTCGCCAGCCTTCGCTTGATAAATTTCTGGTTAGCATGACAGAGATTAGCCCTCGTGTATTAATGGTTTTTTGGGTAGTCATTCTAATCGTTCTATTAATAAGACGTAATTTTTGGACTGCATTACATTGGGGTCTCGTTGGGCTCTTAAGTTACGAATTGGGCAGCATTTTTAAACATGCTCTGCACATACCACGCCCTACTGGATTAGTACAAACCCCTTCCGGTGCATCATTTCCAAGTGGACACACCTTAAGTAGCGTTTCAATACTAGGTTTTTTTGCGATATTAACGGCATTAGAGCATCCAAGAAAATGGCTTCGATTATTAATTTATGGGGTAACTACCTTAGTTATTTCTTTAATCGTATTTTCACGTGTTTATTTAACCGCTCATTGGTTAACCGATGTTTTAGGTGGAATTTTATTAGGTATTAGTCTTATTAGCGCATTAACATTGTCTTATCGACGAAAAAAACAAGAGAATGCCATTTCTATAGCTAAACTGGGAATCATTGGCTTAGTAACACTACTTATTTTATGGTCCGCTAACCTCTTTCACGAATACCATAAACAATTAAAGAATTATCAACTTTATTCACCGCCTACTCATTTATTGGATGTAAAAACCTGGTGGGAACAAGCTAAACAAAAAAAACCTACTTACTTAATGAATCGTTTTGGAAGATCAATAGAAATTTTAAACATTCAATGGGCAGATAAACATTCGACCATTCAGCACACCTTGGAAAAGCGCGGTTGGCGCACACTACCTGAAAAAAGACTGCTAACAACCATTTACCACTTAAGTCTACGCCAGCATGATCCGGAAGTTCCTTTATTTATTTCATCCAATGCAGGAAAAAAACCTGATTTAATAATGAGTAAATATTTTCCAGCAACACATCATTTATTAGTTTTGAAGTTGTGGAAAACACATCGCTTTAATGATGGCCTTATGCTATGGTTAGGCATCGTTCAATATCAAAAAACATGGCATTTACAGTTTGAGCCACTAAAAAAATCACGTTCTAATTACTCAATCCCTGCAAATAATTTATTACAGCGAGATTTAGAAGACTACCATGTAAAAAATGTCTCTTACCCTAATTCTCGCTCAGGAACTCTTTTTATAACATCCGCTAAGCATTGCTCTGACTAAAACGATATGGCATTCGTTTCATAAACTGAAGCTTTGCTTGAGAAATAGAATTGCTTTTATTAATTTAACACTTGACAGAAAATTGCCTGCCATCCTCTAAACACATTGCCGTGAGGCAATTTCCCCATACACAACCCGTATCTAATGCAATGATATTTGGATCATCCGTTTTTCCAGCTAATGCCGCCCAATGTCCAAATATTATCTTTAAATTTTTACTGCGCCGACCAGGTACTTTAAACCAAGGAAAATAATTTTCTTTAGCTATGTTGCTTTTATTAGATAGATCTAAATTTCCTTCTACATCACAAAAACGTAATCGCGTAAAACAATTAGTGATAACACGCAATCTATCCCAACCTTCTAGCACATCGTCCCATCGGCTGGGTGTATCGCCATACATATTGGTAAAAAACTCAAGATAATGCTCATCTCGCAGCACTTCCTCCAGTTCATGTGCACATTGCAGCGCTTTATTTAGATCCCATTGTGGTGGTAACCCTGCATGTATCAAGATAACACCTAAGCTTGGATCATGGTGCAACAAGGGTCTATGGCGTAACCAAGTACCTAAATCTTCTTTATCCAATGCAGTCAAAATAGGCGCTAGGGTATCTTGTTTGTCCAGACTTGATTTACCATAAAGCACTGATAAAAAATGTAAATCATGATTACCTAAAACGACCTGGCTATATTTTAATGATTTAACAAAGCGAAGTACTTCTAAAGAAGCAGGACCCCGATTAACCAAGTCACCTGTTAACCACAAACAATCTTGATTGGAATTAAAGTTAATTTTTTCTAACAAACGAATGAAAGGATCAAAACAGCCCTGAATATCACCAATAACATAGGTTGCCATTTAGAAAATCAAGTCGTTGGATTAGGAAAGCTGGGAGGTTTTATTATAGTTTTTTCAGTTAATCCTGAGGGCATTATTTTATGTAATGGTAATGCCGTAATCAGTGCAAGCAAACCAATACCTCCTTTTAAAAAACGATGCGATGTTTTTACATTATCCTGAATAGCCGCTATACCACCCATCGTTCTATATCTTTTAGCAAAATCACTGATTCCAGATACTCCCCCATGTGCTCGGTTACGCTGATCTAATTCGCTAATCGGTATTTGATAAAGTTTAGCAATATCAATAAATTGTCTTTCTATAATTTCTGGATGTTTATAGGTAGCATTAGCATTCGCAAACTGCTGGAAAAGAACACTCGATAAAATGATGGCTTTTTCTTTTACATGCAACTTATCATCCGTTGCATTAATATCAATTCGTCCTTCCTTAATTTCTTTACGTAGCCACTGCAAGAATGCTTCGCCTGCAGGGTCTGTTAGCGATATGCCGGCTTTTTTTCTATAGTTTTCTATTATCCCTATCTCAGCCTGTGGAATCATCGACATAAAAGAAGTCATTGGGATACGTTCCTCTTCTCCTGCCAATAAAGCAAACCAAACTTCTAGCACTTCTGGATCACTCGCTATCCAATTAAATCCTTTCTCCGAAGCTGAACCCGCACTATCCAATATCTGGCGTGCGAGCATAGGTGTTATAAAATGGCGTAGGTTATTAAAATTTTCTTTAATATAATCAAATTTATAATAACTTCCTTGGCCTAACATAGCACTGGTGTAAGGATCCCATTTCTTAAGTGGGTAAGCCTTTTCATGGTAAAGCATAATGGTATATTTTACAGCGATTTTACCTATATCCAAGAATAATGCCGCCGTAAAAGTCGCATAAATCCACAATGCATCATATTTAGAAATCGCAGAAAAATCAGCCTGCTTAGGAAAAAAATGCGCTAAACATAAAGACAGCACTCTTGAACCCCGTTCTAAACCATGAGATAAAAAATCAGTTTGTTGACCCAAAAAGCTACGTTCATTTTCAGGAATTACTTGAACAAACTCAGCAAATTTTTCGATAACGGGTAAATAAAAATCATCAAATCGTCGAGAGGGTTTAATTAATAGTTTGATGGTTTGAAGAAAAGCCTGATTGTCTTTTGTACTTAACAATTCAGCAGCTGACTTTATAGGATAAATACCCAAAGGTTCGCTTTTATTATTGATATTCTTTATATGACGCTTTAAGTCTTGGAATAATACCATTACTAACTTCTCAATAAATCTTTCTCAGGCAAAAATAAGTTATGTGTAAGGAAAATTTTTTTAAATTCCTAATGCAATAGGGAAACTTTAATCCTTAATTTTAAGCCTTATGGTAAGTTAGAACTACCACTAAGCCATTATAAAAATGAGTCTATTTATACTATAAAATAAACGTAAATACCTATACAGTCTAGCATGAAACTGGCAGAATAATAATGAAGTACTTTTAAGGTTTTATCATGTCTAAGCCATTATCGCGTAGTAGCACTAAACACTACTATGAAATTACCCCAGAAACACTGCCTCTTTCTTGCCCTTTACCAAACAATCGATTGTGGGATGCACACCCCAGGGTCTATCTACCTATCGCAAAAACGGGTCATGTAACTTGCCCCTATTGTGGTACGGAGTATACTCTCCGCACTTGAATTTTTGTCGTCATGACAAAGACAAAGGCTCAGGGAATATGATCAATTTTTCAAGCACCGTTAATTCTAAAAAGGTTCTTATTATCAGCCCTGCATGGATTGGCGATATCATCATGGCACAGGCTTTATTTAAATATCTAAAGCAACAATGTCCTGAAAATACGCTCGATATTATAGCGCCTCACTGGAGCCATGGATTAATTTCTGCCATGCCAGAAATTAATAAAATAATGGATATGCCACTAGGCCATTCCCAATTTCAGCCGAAACGACGTTGGCAAATCGGAAAATCAATTAGAAATGAATCCTACGATCAAGCGATTGTTCTACCTAACTCTTGGAAATCAGCCATTATTCCTTTTGCTGCACGTATCCCCTTGCGAACTGGCTGGCGAGGAGAAATGCGCTTTGGCTTATTAAATGATTGGCAAGTATTAAATAAAAAAAAACTCCCATTAATGGTACAACGCTTTCTAGCATTAGGGGGAACATCTCCCTTTACTGACGAAATAATTCCCTGGGAAGCCTATAAGCCTCATTTGCAAACGAATACAACACAAGTAAAAAATACCTTATACAATCTATCGCTATCTCTGTCAGAAAAACCACTCCTGGTACTCTGTCCAGGTGCTGCTTACGGGCCTGCCAAACGTTGGCCTGCCGAACATTTTGCTGAAGTAGCTAACACAAAGTATAAAGAAGGTTGGCAAGTTTGCCTTTTAGGTTCGAAGAGTGATCAGTCTATTGCTCAATCCATACAACAATTAACTAAAAATGTATGTATTGATCTGATTGGTAAAACTTCACTAACACAAGCTATTGATATCTTATCGTTGGCTAATGTGGTCATCAGTAATGATTCCGGTTTAATGCACTGTGCAGCGGCATTAAACCGGCCATTGATTGCATTATATGGATCTAGCAGCCCAGAATTTACGCCGCCTTTAACACAAAATAAACGTATATTATCGCTTAACCTTTCCTGTAGTCCTTGTTTTCAGAGAGAATGTCCATTAGTCCATTTTAATTGTTTAAAACAATTAAAATTGAAACAAGTATTGGCTGCTATCGAAGAATTAATAAATTAATTATTTTCCAATACAAAAATTAGAAAATATTTTCCCTAACAGATCTTCAGCTGTAAACTTTCCGGTAATTTCATTTAATTGATTTTGTGCAATTGCAAGATCTTCAGCCAATAATTCTGGAAATTGATAGGTTACTAATTTCTGCAACCCATCAGAAAGTGCCTTTTCAGCATTATCTAGCGCCTGTAAATGTCTGCGTCTTGCACTAAAGTTACTTTGTAATGCACCATTATACTCTACGCTTGCTTTAAGATAATCCTTAAGCAGTGATAAACCTTCTCCTGTTTTTATTGATAAATTGATCACGTCAAAATAAGTTTCTTGCCGTGAATTCGCCTTTTCGCTACAAAGGTCTATTTTATTCCGTATCACCGTCAAACGTTTTTTAAGTGATAATTTTTTTAGAAAATCTATCTGATGTAATGATTCCAGATCATTTAGCGGCATCAACGTAGCATCAACAACATATAAAACACGATCCGCTTTTTCTATTTCAAATAAACTTCTTTTTATACCTTCCTGTTCAATTTCATCCTCTGTTTTTCTTAAACCGGCTGTATCGACAAGCTGAATAGGAAAACCATCAATCACTATTTTTTCTCGAATAACATCCCGGGTTGTTCCCGCAACCGAAGTAACAATAGCGGAGTCTTGACCGCTTAGTTTATTCAATAAACTTGATTTACCTGCATTCGGTGGACCAACAATAGCAAGTTGCATTCCTTCTTGTAACAACGCCCCTTGTTTAGCTGCCTGCTTTATTTTTCTAATTTCAAATAAAATTAGATTTAATTTTTTACGTACATCCGAATCCTTTAAAAAATCAATGGTTTCATCAGAAAAATCAATGGCTGCTTCTAAATACATGCGCAAAGCAATGAGAGTCTCTACCATTCCATTAATAAGTTTGGAAAATTCTCCTTGTAGCGAACGCACAGCCGCTCGCGCTGATTGTTCTGATTCCGCATCAATTAAATCAGCAATCGCTTCGGCTTGAATCAAATCTAATTTACTATTTAAAAAGGCACGCTCTGAAAATTCACCGGGCCGTGCCAATCGTGCTCCCAATTTTAAAACTCGCTTCAATAAGCAGTCGAGGATGATAGGACCGCCATGCCCTTGTAGCTCTAAAACATGCTCGC
This is a stretch of genomic DNA from Candidatus Rickettsiella viridis. It encodes these proteins:
- a CDS encoding putative hemolysin; its protein translation is MKWLFVPVFLILVSPAFAIANPASVYCAQHGGKLTIVNNKNGQVGICLFPDRSYCEEWSYMRGTCKPGQRFLTKKVPKYRY
- the lipB gene encoding lipoyl(octanoyl) transferase LipB, with protein sequence MEQLIIRPLRLAEYNSVSQAMRLFTDTRSTETADEIWLIEHKPVYTLGQAAKLEHVLNPGAIPIEKTDRGGQVTYHGPGQLVVYPLLNLRRLNLNVRALVTLLEETIIEFLAGYAIHAQARKNAPGVYVNGAKIASIGLRIRRGFCYHGIAFNIAMDLKPFLGINPCGFSQLAVTQLSDLGGPSNLGMVADLFSQQLKAKLILQRKKADFPIENSTSTY
- the lipA gene encoding lipoyl synthase, giving the protein METLDPRQKQRGAAKMARIPIKIAPSEPLRKPDWIRIKLATTPAVDQLKSMLRENRLYTVCEEASCPNLSECFSHGTATFMIMGDKCTRRCTFCDVGHGRPDPLDPHEPENLAKTVKQMGLRYVVITSVDRDDLRDGGASHFTACLQALRHACPSLTIEVLVPDFRGRMEVALDAIAPALPDVFNHNIETIPRLYKQARPGSDYAWSLTLLQEFKKRFPGIPTKSGLMLGLGETLEEVQEVMADLRKHDVDMITLGQYLAPSRHHFPVARYVTPQEFKALGELAKEMGFTRVASGPLVRSSYHADKQAAGENVA
- a CDS encoding bifunctional DedA family/phosphatase PAP2 family protein; the protein is MTLLENIRPFFDWLQLHPILAGVITYFITLFECLMFLGLLIPGTVFMTAIGTLIGIGVLPFTSITLWAIAGAITGDVISFWVGRHYHEHTATFWLFRRYPKLLQKGEAFFDRHGGKSIFVGRFIGPIRAVLPFIAGMVHMTYRQFLTADIISAIAWAPVYMLPGILLGQASQQLPPEVATKLILFVVLLLLFFWLLYSFIKSSYAWFSRLLDKQLAHLWHFTRHHPRLSSLASFLMDPRTPQAHTQLTLALTCLFSLVGFLLLAFSVAHHGIATYFNEPIYYFMHSLRQPSLDKFLVSMTEISPRVLMVFWVVILIVLLIRRNFWTALHWGLVGLLSYELGSIFKHALHIPRPTGLVQTPSGASFPSGHTLSSVSILGFFAILTALEHPRKWLRLLIYGVTTLVISLIVFSRVYLTAHWLTDVLGGILLGISLISALTLSYRRKKQENAISIAKLGIIGLVTLLILWSANLFHEYHKQLKNYQLYSPPTHLLDVKTWWEQAKQKKPTYLMNRFGRSIEILNIQWADKHSTIQHTLEKRGWRTLPEKRLLTTIYHLSLRQHDPEVPLFISSNAGKKPDLIMSKYFPATHHLLVLKLWKTHRFNDGLMLWLGIVQYQKTWHLQFEPLKKSRSNYSIPANNLLQRDLEDYHVKNVSYPNSRSGTLFITSAKHCSD
- a CDS encoding symmetrical bis(5'-nucleosyl)-tetraphosphatase; the encoded protein is MATYVIGDIQGCFDPFIRLLEKINFNSNQDCLWLTGDLVNRGPASLEVLRFVKSLKYSQVVLGNHDLHFLSVLYGKSSLDKQDTLAPILTALDKEDLGTWLRHRPLLHHDPSLGVILIHAGLPPQWDLNKALQCAHELEEVLRDEHYLEFFTNMYGDTPSRWDDVLEGWDRLRVITNCFTRLRFCDVEGNLDLSNKSNIAKENYFPWFKVPGRRSKNLKIIFGHWAALAGKTDDPNIIALDTGCVWGNCLTAMCLEDGRQFSVKC
- a CDS encoding TraI domain-containing protein, with amino-acid sequence MVLFQDLKRHIKNINNKSEPLGIYPIKSAAELLSTKDNQAFLQTIKLLIKPSRRFDDFYLPVIEKFAEFVQVIPENERSFLGQQTDFLSHGLERGSRVLSLCLAHFFPKQADFSAISKYDALWIYATFTAALFLDIGKIAVKYTIMLYHEKAYPLKKWDPYTSAMLGQGSYYKFDYIKENFNNLRHFITPMLARQILDSAGSASEKGFNWIASDPEVLEVWFALLAGEEERIPMTSFMSMIPQAEIGIIENYRKKAGISLTDPAGEAFLQWLRKEIKEGRIDINATDDKLHVKEKAIILSSVLFQQFANANATYKHPEIIERQFIDIAKLYQIPISELDQRNRAHGGVSGISDFAKRYRTMGGIAAIQDNVKTSHRFLKGGIGLLALITALPLHKIMPSGLTEKTIIKPPSFPNPTT
- a CDS encoding zinc-finger domain-containing protein yields the protein MSKPLSRSSTKHYYEITPETLPLSCPLPNNRLWDAHPRVYLPIAKTGHVTCPYCGTEYTLRT
- the waaF gene encoding lipopolysaccharide heptosyltransferase II; protein product: MINFSSTVNSKKVLIISPAWIGDIIMAQALFKYLKQQCPENTLDIIAPHWSHGLISAMPEINKIMDMPLGHSQFQPKRRWQIGKSIRNESYDQAIVLPNSWKSAIIPFAARIPLRTGWRGEMRFGLLNDWQVLNKKKLPLMVQRFLALGGTSPFTDEIIPWEAYKPHLQTNTTQVKNTLYNLSLSLSEKPLLVLCPGAAYGPAKRWPAEHFAEVANTKYKEGWQVCLLGSKSDQSIAQSIQQLTKNVCIDLIGKTSLTQAIDILSLANVVISNDSGLMHCAAALNRPLIALYGSSSPEFTPPLTQNKRILSLNLSCSPCFQRECPLVHFNCLKQLKLKQVLAAIEELIN
- the mnmE gene encoding tRNA uridine-5-carboxymethylaminomethyl(34) synthesis GTPase MnmE; the protein is MSQLTNFEEKGLDTIAAVATPSGRGGIGVVRLSGPETPTIAAALLGHLPKPRYAEYLSFLEADGTAIDEGLVLYFPAPHSFTGEHVLELQGHGGPIILDCLLKRVLKLGARLARPGEFSERAFLNSKLDLIQAEAIADLIDAESEQSARAAVRSLQGEFSKLINGMVETLIALRMYLEAAIDFSDETIDFLKDSDVRKKLNLILFEIRKIKQAAKQGALLQEGMQLAIVGPPNAGKSSLLNKLSGQDSAIVTSVAGTTRDVIREKIVIDGFPIQLVDTAGLRKTEDEIEQEGIKRSLFEIEKADRVLYVVDATLMPLNDLESLHQIDFLKKLSLKKRLTVIRNKIDLCSEKANSRQETYFDVINLSIKTGEGLSLLKDYLKASVEYNGALQSNFSARRRHLQALDNAEKALSDGLQKLVTYQFPELLAEDLAIAQNQLNEITGKFTAEDLLGKIFSNFCIGK